A window of Verrucomicrobiota bacterium contains these coding sequences:
- a CDS encoding glucose-6-phosphate isomerase, with protein MSSWNRYLDCLVRYEDLGFSLDYSRMSFGEDFFHAMAPACERAFSDMTKLEAGEIANPDEGRMVGHYWLRRPDLAPSELAAEIEADLANVKAFAAAVHQGEVATPAGQKFTRVLLVGIGGSALGPQLVTEALTGHDAALSISFFDNTDPDGFDKILAAIGSELATTLTVVISKSGGTKETRNGMLEAEAAYQRAGLDFPKYAAAVTGTGSQLDQHAQSQGWIKRFPMADWVGGRTSVMSVVGLVPAALQGVDLDAFLAGAAAMDAKTRTLPTQENAAMILALMWFYAGGGRGAKDMVVLPYKDRLVLFSKYLQQLVMESLGKEHDLDGKLVHQGIAVYGNKGSTDQHAYVQQLRDGVNNFFATFIEVREARSGESMEVDPGATSGDYLQGFLRGTRSALSGSGRENLTLSIPQVDAANLGLLIALFERAVSFYASLVNINAYHQPGVEAGKKAATQFLDLLGRVKGALRAEACPAETVAEALGAETEDVYHCLTHLAANGVAVRQAGAGPAEDSFSLA; from the coding sequence ATGAGTTCCTGGAACCGTTACCTCGATTGTTTGGTCCGCTACGAAGACCTCGGCTTTTCTCTCGACTACTCCCGCATGAGCTTCGGGGAGGATTTCTTCCATGCCATGGCTCCGGCTTGCGAGCGGGCCTTTTCTGATATGACGAAGTTGGAGGCGGGAGAGATCGCCAATCCAGACGAGGGGCGCATGGTGGGCCACTATTGGCTGCGTCGTCCGGACTTGGCTCCCAGCGAGCTGGCGGCCGAGATCGAAGCCGATTTGGCCAATGTGAAGGCCTTCGCGGCTGCCGTGCACCAGGGGGAAGTGGCGACCCCTGCCGGCCAGAAGTTCACGCGGGTCCTGCTGGTGGGGATCGGGGGTTCCGCGCTCGGCCCGCAGTTGGTCACCGAAGCCTTGACCGGCCATGACGCGGCGCTTTCGATTTCCTTTTTCGACAACACCGATCCCGACGGGTTTGATAAGATCCTGGCGGCCATTGGGAGCGAGTTGGCTACCACCTTGACGGTCGTGATTTCGAAATCGGGCGGCACCAAGGAGACCCGCAACGGCATGCTGGAAGCGGAAGCGGCCTACCAAAGGGCGGGCCTCGACTTTCCGAAATACGCGGCTGCCGTCACGGGAACGGGCAGCCAGCTCGATCAGCACGCTCAGTCTCAAGGCTGGATCAAGCGCTTTCCCATGGCGGACTGGGTCGGAGGCCGGACCTCGGTCATGAGTGTGGTGGGCTTGGTCCCAGCGGCCCTCCAAGGGGTGGACCTGGATGCCTTTCTCGCGGGGGCCGCGGCCATGGATGCCAAGACGCGGACCCTGCCCACTCAAGAAAATGCCGCTATGATTTTGGCGCTCATGTGGTTCTACGCCGGGGGAGGGCGAGGGGCCAAGGACATGGTCGTCCTGCCCTACAAGGACCGCCTGGTGCTCTTTTCGAAATACCTCCAGCAACTGGTGATGGAGTCCTTGGGCAAGGAGCACGATCTCGATGGCAAGCTCGTTCATCAGGGAATCGCGGTCTACGGGAACAAGGGTTCGACCGACCAGCATGCCTATGTCCAACAGCTCCGGGATGGAGTGAACAATTTCTTTGCGACCTTCATCGAGGTCCGCGAGGCCCGGAGTGGCGAGTCCATGGAGGTCGATCCCGGAGCGACCAGCGGCGATTACTTGCAAGGATTCCTCCGCGGGACCCGCTCGGCCCTCAGTGGCAGTGGTCGCGAGAACCTGACCTTGAGTATCCCACAGGTGGATGCCGCCAACCTGGGGCTTTTGATCGCTCTCTTCGAACGGGCGGTCAGCTTCTACGCCAGTTTGGTCAACATCAATGCCTACCACCAACCGGGAGTGGAGGCGGGCAAGAAGGCCGCCACGCAATTCCTGGATCTGCTCGGCCGGGTCAAGGGCGCCCTTCGGGCGGAGGCCTGCCCAGCGGAGACGGTGGCGGAGGCTTTGGGGGCCGAGACCGAAGATGTCTACCACTGCCTGACTCACTTGGCTGCCAATGGGGTGGCGGTGCGGCAGGCAGGAGCGGGACCAGCGGAAGACAGCTTTTCGCTCGCCTAA